In Misgurnus anguillicaudatus chromosome 14, ASM2758022v2, whole genome shotgun sequence, the genomic window aactacatagtgttacTTTAATGACTCTTGTGAATGCTGCAGATGCTCCAAGAAACACAACAGCATCAGTCAGATATTTGGAGACGGGTGACGTGAATCTGACCTGCAGCAGTGATGCTCATCCAGAACCCAAATATAACTGGTTTAAAAGCTCTGATACTGGTCAGATACTGGGACGAGGTCAAAGTTTGACTGTGAAGACTGGAAACACTGGATTCTTTTATTGTGAAGCTACAAACACAATCGGCACTCAGAACAGCACAGTTATACGACTGACAGGTCtgaatttgatttaatttttgtcttttttaaccCCTGCATTACAGCACAATATAGAGATGAATCCTATTTAATAAACAACAGAGAGGTTTGAGTTTTAAAGTCTCTGATTATTTCAGGGATGAAGTCAGATGTGATGTTTGACAGAGCTGGATTCATCATCTCTCTCTTATCTTTACTCATTCTTCTGACTCTGATGTTCATCTCTGCAGCTGGATGGAGGATGTGAGTCTTCATCTGCATTAAATAATATTTGCACTTAATATTAGTTTATCTCAAATCATTGTATCCTTAAAGTACTCGGATGGATGTCCAAATTAACTGGTTGATATTAATTATTATGATAGGGAGGAGTTTAGAGATGCTACACTGAATTAATCAATAAAATAGTGATTTACTGAATAAAATGAAGTAAACATTACATAAGAAATAATGAATATGTCCCAGTACTTGGATACTCTTTGGCTATGCAATAAATGTATCATATGTTGAGAACCAGAAGTGACATTACCATGGTTTGATCTTAGTTACTTTCTGTacaaattttttataaatccaaatTGATTAAGATTTCACTTGTGTCATTTTGGAAGCAAAGAGCTCCTTGTGAGCTTCCAATTGATATATATCTCCATTTGAGCCAAAATGTCTTATTCTTCTTGTTCTCACCCCTCGTCATGGACTTTCTCctcataatatatatatatacagtagtaACCAAGATCATACTCTTCTTGTTTTACTTCAATATgtatgatgtcatgtttttgCCCTTTTTACACAGAAGAAAAAACTTCAGACGTCCTGAAGGAAACGAGAAACACAcaggtcaaatataaaaatgaccttgtttaaaggtgcagtgtgaacAGTATATTTAGTCATGTTGTAAATAATGTCCACACACACAAGCCTGATTTTACACAGATGGGTCACTTTATGCGGGGTGATATATCTTTAGATCACGTGACCCCATTGTGTTTTCTACAATCACATCACTAACAGGACACTTTTGCTTGTTTGCaaagtatttaataaatatttcccCCGATATATGTTCAGTAATAACTGCTATATCTGCCAAAGTAACAtgaacaaaactttaatgttCTAAGTTATATGTAATGTTTTGTCAAATGTGTTACTTCTGTTCAGAATGATGTTTTGTATTCAAATGTCCATGGACCGGCCGAGACCTCAGAACTGAAGAAGAGAGAAGAGTCTGAAGATAAGGATAAAGTTCAATACTCTCATCTTCATTTCAGTAAATATAAAACTGCTGAAAGTCTTGCAGTGGCGGCTGATGTCCAGTATGCTGTTATTAAAGTCTAATAGCTCAGTGCTGACCTCTACTGATAAACAACACCATTACTCTTCAGACTGATATTAGTTGTATTTGTGCTATTTCAACAATCTCTCTTaatattttaaccctttaactggcgcagccctttttgagtggggggttggtgaaaaggtgatatacacctttaaattaatataactctggcatttttttttttttttggtctagaagcctaattttggttttaattttggtaatttttggttttaaagaagacacttcaacgttttttagggaagtgtctagaggtgaaaatatatatattttttaagcagtttacatttatttgtaataaataaaaatgcaatatattataatttttaatacataaaattgtcaaaaaactgaggtttatgctggtttgctttgaggtttgctgcatacttgtgtctcaaatgaataaattacagttactgcattattattactgctaaaaggctttgaaatatgaaaactacattcttagacctttccaacaatatatagtttgtcgtgatagattaacatttacatagaaaatattgaaataaacgtaGGTGTCCCACTCACGGGACAGCACCAATTAACGTGTTAAATAACTGTATCTGTATCGAATCACAATACAAGCAGGGTATAAAAGGGAATTGTACTAAACATGCACATTTAACTTCCTAACTGTACAACACAGTTCTTTATGTATAACATCTCTCACATGGCATtaagaaataaaggaagaagaagaagtatAACAACATCTCTCACAATAGACATTATGTCACAGCAGGTTTGCAAAAATCAgactgtgttgttttaatgtttaaagatGTTATTAACCAAAGGTGGCAAATGTTTTTATACAGCAGTTACTTTACCATGCACTTCAGCACTATGGAATATACTTTACAGACAATTCATGACTTATTTTACAGCTTGATtcaatgctttgcatgagactgttattttagttttattctgtaaagataaagacttgttaatgtttaatgttcaataatacATTAAATTCTACAGTAagtaatataattatataattcatTCAGTTTAGTATCATCATTGACAGCTGCCTAgccactccctagcaaccaatgagaataccctagcaacagtttAGCAAGACCtgtatctctgcatcagaacaccGTAGAGGCAAGCAGAGAGAGCAATGAGTCAGATTATTGTGCAGAAGATGCGCATGCACCTTTAGCCGGGGTCTTTATTACAACCTTTAGCTAAGATATGTAACTTTGTATTAAAATGAATAatgaaataatatatatattattcacTCAAATGAGTGTCTTTAAAGTGATGTCATGTAAAACACAAAATCTGTTATATCACACACACTAAAAACTATGAATGTGATTATCGCTATATATATTGTTATGCCGAAGATAAGAGAGATGTTGTTCAGGATTAAAGTCTTCCTGGAGTTTCTCTAAGCCACCTCTCCATGACCAGAACTGTTTGCATCTCAAGTCTGTGTAGgaagaaacacacaaaaaattcacatttaCAATAGTTACATGTTTTCTAtctgtttactttaaaaaataaatgttatttaggCTTAATAACTGCAGGTGTCTTGGGTTTTACACAACCACCAGTTTACTTTATTAATTGACCTTCTGAATGTTCCCCTATTTAAATATCAAACATGTGGAAGTTACAGGCCCTAAAAAGAcccatatttaaaagctttagGTGCTGTTTAATCAAATGTTCTCTATTATACTAAGAATCCTCTAAGCTTTTTTATATAGGCAATGCATTTGCTTTTGTTGCCTCCATTGTAAAACCAATTATTCAGTTCATGTACAGTTCATTGTGAAACGATTAAGACAATGCTTAACTCAATTTAAGTAAATTGCCCTGTATTATTTTTCACCCATGCAGATAATTGTAGGCCTGATATAGTGtttgattttaataaattaaacttaTGTAAACTCTGACTGACTGCTAAAGTGAAACCCTTTACACTGACTAGAGGTGCAACACTGTACATGTAACAATTAAACCTGCAATATCTCAACATTGTGAAGAAATAAAACAGATATGCACTCTGCTTTAGTGCTCCTGTTAATAAAAAAGCTAATTACATTTACCTAAATGCATTGGCAAATTCTTtaaaccctggagaacccaagaaCCCTTCTCTTAGCAGCAATTAACATTGGCCAAATTTTACCcgtgggttctccagggttaaatgtgtatatataatatacactgCAGCATGCAGTGCCCTTCATGAGCACACACTATCTTCATAAACATATGATCTATACTTTAAACATATGAAGATAAAACTTAAATAATCACTTTCTTTTTTTACAAGAAATGGtgcaaagaaaaaataaaataacgcTCATATAAAGAAcaacaaatatattttcttcaattaTATTTTCAAGCTATATTTCCACTATTGATCTGCAGATGGCGAAGTTAGCCCGAATATGCAATAACAAATCAATAGTGGATGCAAACAAAAGGATTTGGTTTGAAACTATATCAGCCGAACTGTTTATTCCTTAAACTACCAAAACCGTGTTTTTGACCAAGCTTTGAATTGAGATTATTATAATAATGCGTGTATTTTCTGTCTTGGGTTTTAAAATGTTCAGCCTGGACTTTTATCTTGAAAAGTGTTCATGGAGGCCGCCATTTTGGAAAGCGTCATAGAAAGTCTTGATTGAATATATTAAGCCTCCAATAGCCGGTGTTTATATCCTCGGCCGTCCTCGTCTGTGCACTGTCTCtcttattaaataaataagcatTATTCCCACGCGTGTCAAATCATCTGATCTGAcccagtcgagaagaaatgcgCGTGTTTTAATTCTGATGAggatattatttttattgaatggCGTTGTAGAGCTCATCTCTGCCCGGCTGGATTTGGAAAAGGATTTATCCTATTTAGGATATTGTCATTGGAGCTGAGGAAAACGCCAGTGACAGAAAATCCAGTTGTATTGACAGGTAAAAAGAAAATCATTATATTATTATGAGTTTCGCGTGTATTTGCAAATGCGTTTGTTGATTTGGCGCAGAATTTCTGTGAATCCGCTACATTGAGTCATCGGCGGCGGCACTTGAATATGTGTTACATTATATCATCGGGCGGGCCTGTCAATCATTCATTCTTGCGCTACTTTTAAACTCTGTTTTACGCGACAGTtgattttttctctcttttgttATTGGTCAGAATTGACAAATGTAACAATAATCCCAGAGCTACAGTATATTGTGTAACACATGCGCTCATTCCGAGGACAATTTCTCTTTTGTTTTAACGCGTTTCTCTTTTtcaatgtctgtctgtctgtatctttCTCTATCTGTGAGTGATGTCTTTAGTCCATTCGCTCAGTTTCTCGGGTTTTATGTTATATGTATGGTCAAATTCACAGCCAGTCTGTCTGCATAAGACGGATTAATTCTGACAGACTTCTGTTATTCTTCATAATGCGCGAAGCAATCCACAGTCATTATAACAtcttaaatatgttaatttttgAATGATTTGGCTCTAATCCACTGAAAGTTAAGTTccattaaattaattttgttaTGATATGACGTTTAAATACAGTTTCACGATGTTTCTTGAATGCTATCTATTTGTTTTGTAAGAAGTCCTGTATGAATCAGTTTTATAAGGCTTGATTTATTCTCTGTCATTAGTGGTGTTGTGAGCTGGAAACACACAGACAGTTTGTCATATTTGCCTCCCAGTGTGTGGTTCTCtttattaacatacatttgaataTGATTTCAACAGGAGCACCTGTGAACCGGTGACCTCATTCAGGAGTTTCTAGTTTTcccatatttttattatttgcgtttgtgtgtgtgtgtgtgtgtgtgtgtgtgtgtgtgtgtgtgtgtgtgtgtgtgtgtgtgtgtgtgtgtgtgtgtgtggtgacTGTCATTGTTTGAAACAATAAGTCTGTAGGTTTAACCGGGATTCTGTGGGTTAGTTATAAAAAGACCTCGGCTGTTCAGATAAGTAATTGTAAAACGTCTGTGTTGGCCACACTGTCAGTTTTGAGCAATAACTTtctgattttgtttttaaataaagaatagAAATAAAGATTCAATCATTATAAGTGCTTTAGTTGGAAAGTAAACTATGCCTGAGATTAAGTGTAATTAAGTGTAATAACTGCTTGCTGTAACCGAGCAGAGAGGTATAATAAAATACAGTAGAGTACCGCGTGTCTCAGTTCTGTCTTGTTCAGAAGTTTCTGATTATGTGATTTCAGAGAGCTCAGCTTTGATGATGTAAGCTTGATTTCTCCAAAAGCTGATGTGATCTTTGAAAAGTTTATGCAgtttataaattaaacaagaagCTGTAATGTTATCTCTACTGTCaattttcaattgttttcaactTTTTAGTTGTGAGAAGAATGACCGTTGTGACATCATATGATTCATGCATccaatatttatgttttaatattgaGATTGTCTTTGAAAGCctgtttaaaggggccatggcacaagacttttttaaggtgtcaaataaatctttggtgtcctcagagcacatatatgaagttttagctcaaaataccatataaataatttattatagcatgttaaaatttgtaggtgtgtgcaaaaatgtgccgttttgggtgtgtcctttaaaatgcaaatgagctgttgaaatgcaaacactgatcaccataatagtggtttgttgcaattaaaactcaattgtgcttttctctgcactaaatggcagtgctgtgattggatagtgcagattaaggggaggtattattataataagagctccttctgacatcataaggagagtcACATTTTAACAACCtaatttttcatgtgcttgtagagaatggtttaccaaaactaagttactgggttgatctttttcacattttctatgttgatagaagcactggagacccaattatagcacttaaacatggaaaaagtcagattttcatgccatagCCCCCTTTAAAGTTGGTAGGGCTGCAGAACTGACACACTTCTCCTTTAAAAAGATTTGAGGTGTATTCATTTGAAATAGTTTTGCATTAAATTCTGCAACCAGTTTGATGTTGAATGGCCTTTAGCCTTGTCTCTTTGAAGTCACCTTTGAAGACTCTGTTTTTTATCCTGAACATTAAGGTGTAATTTAATGCTCGACTGTGTTTGCCTGCTGGGCAGAAGAAAAGTTTGGGTTTCATTTAGTGCTCTTCTGCAGGAGCTTCAGTCTGCGCTGGCCAATGAGGAAACATGCAAACACTTTATAATGACGGCTGACCCGGTACTGTCAGGATCTTATACTCTGTTTGACTTCAGATTTAAAGTTTCAGCCAAACTCATATCATGTAAGAATTAAGCTCTTCTGTCTGTGTCTTTTAAAGTGGATAGGATCATTTAAAAGAGAGGCTTGTCCAAATGTTAGATATAAAGAGCAGGTTCTGGTTATTGAGGGTTGTAGCCAAATTTCCATCTAATTAGCAGGTACTGATGTTTGACCTGTAGGTCAATGTCATCACCCTTCTTGATCACTTACTATACTAGTAAGTCTTTCAAAATGCATGTATATGCAATGTCACTACTGTACATGTCTGCGTGCCGTGCACACATGAGAGCAACAGATAGAGGCAATGATAGCTTGCCATCTTGTCGACCCATAAATAAGGGTGTATTGATTTAAcatgtaaacctgtatgaacaACATTGTTAGGAACAGAAAGGTTTGTATTAACAGTGTGTGCCACCCTACTCCAAACTATCACCCCCACATGAATGAAACATAGTAAATGTTTTCATTTGACTTTGTACTTCAAATCTGCTGTCATCTGCTGTATCCCAGTGCTTTATAGATAAACAGAAATTCTGTCAGTTCAGTATCGTCTTTTAGAATCTAGTTCGACCCCATCTCATGTGTCTTTGAGGGTCTGTTCGGGTGAGATAACAAACTCCCCGGAGGTTCGGCCACATGACACCCAGCAGTGCGGCCCGTGTTGCTGTCAGACGCAGCTGCGCAGACGGCTGATCTATCACTGCTGAGTCACGCTGTCTGCGTGTTTATGACACTGCTGAACAACTGCTGCTGGTGGATTTTTACTGACAGGACTGAAGACCAAATgagaaaataataattcaactaataaaaagaaatcaaaATGTTTGATACACTGAGCAACCACTAGAGTCATATTGAATGATGAGATGTTTGTTTATGCTCTTGTTACTAGTTTGGCATTTAAAGGGCATATCAGAGGTTAGCGATTACTAGGGGTGGAAACTTGCAAAGGGGTGGAAAGTTTCTGGGAAATTTCCGGACTGAATAATGTGCAGGGTAGAAATTCTGAAACTGAATTAAAtcttgttttaaacaaaataatgctgcatgattttttaaactacatttacgTGAGTTCCTTTATATAGGCAACTCTgccatttctttttttaaattcccAGTTTGTTcccattaattcccatatattgtTGTTAATTCCCATGGAACGTTTCCACCCTTGAAAAttcccagaattttgcaaccctacTCACTATACAATACGTATCAGGGTTTGTAATGCAATATGTTGTGATACATTTCAATACTGATATATTGcgatatttaattttttaggaATATAATAGGATATAATTTTAGAAAACCAATCATTCAGAACAAACAACCAtctgcaaacaacaaaaaatggtGACCCATCCCTGTGTTAGTACTTCCTGTCATTGTTTATGGGATGTAAACTCCACATGAAACAACTACCATTagtcttttatcatttttttatttaaaaaaaaaaaaatattggtattgcataaaaaattaaatctaTACAGTATTGTCACAATACTACTCACATGTATTGATATTTTCTTAAACGCCAATTAGTAATGTGAACAAAACTATAAGATAAAAACTGTGTTTGATTGTGTGTTACATTCTGCTAAAACCAGCATTAAAAACTCATTCAGTGGTTCTGAAGAAAGCACAGAGTTCATGACTTTAGCATATCTGGGTCTGTAATCTTCTGGGATTTCCTCTCAGTCTAAACATCTTGCTCAGAGGAATATCGTGACTGTGCTGCTGAGTTCATGAGATGTCATCAGTTGTGATCTTTAACTTGATGTCTGTCCACATGAGTCTGATTTATCACCAGATGAGTTCAGGATATTGATCATCTAATAAAACAGATGCTATTAAATAGTCTTGGCAGGGTTCTGACTGCATTTAAATGAGATGGACAACAGTACAGAAGACATTAGATGATGAAATGTTTAAATGATGtgtgtgatgatgatgatgtaacTCGTGCTGCTGGACATTACTGAACTCATTCAATTAACTTTATGTGGATTTATGGAAATATTGGTTCAAGGTTTAATTGTGGTAAATGCAACTGTTCATGTTTGCTatgcatattttattattatgtagtatgattttttttttgcacattcaGTCTCTATTGTTCATGTTAATGTTGTAGGATTGGATTGGAGCTGTAGAAGTGATACAGCACATTGATATTCAGTAGGTTTCATTGGATTAGGTATGAACATGAGAGTATCATATAGTGCATTTGATTAAATAACAGAGACATAATagcatttatttgtttataaagCAAGTTGAGCGTTTTCATTATGGCTTTCAGTGGTTTGTTCTTTAGTTGTCGGTTTAGttattagagatgcaccgatcgACCAGCCAGAGACTGGAATTGATCGACTGGACCGTTAACCGGATGGTCAGTCTTACGCCAGTCCTTCTGTTGCCAGTTGCGCAAGCAATAACGTCGCAGACACACAGTGGAAGCAGTTATCCAACAGCTGCATTAATTTAATCCAGTACCCGTAAGTGCAATCAATTTTACATAAAGACCGCGACCCAAACTGCCCCTGCAGTCCGCCCgtgcctacactgtaaaaaatttccctGTAAAAAAACGGTATTATGCTGGAAGCTGTGGTTGCCAGCATTGCACTGTTAATTTACAGCGGGATACTGTTATTAGAAAAAACAGCATGATACTGTTTTGTTACCTACAGCagtcaactgttattttaacaGCATGGTACTGTTTGTGTCACCTACAGAATACAGCTGTTATTTAATAGCATGATACTGTTTTTGTTATCTACAGCATAAAACTGTTATTAAGCATCATATACCAGTTAATTTACAGTACATATTAGTCACAActccattatttttttatttaaatcctaTTATACCCTGCATTTTATATTTGTCAAAGTGGATAACATAGAACAAAAAAGGCCAGGTTatgaattttttattctttattctATTCAACACCAGATTGACTGTTATGCTATGTTTGTTATGCCATAAAACAGGCAGAAATACAAGcagatatattttaatattcagtGCATAAACTGTGGTGCAACAAAAACGCACcaataacataataaaatacaacaaaaaaaaaatcaaacaaacaaagaacaaTATTGAGATGCCTTATCTttacttaaaatacaaatgtagtttaaaatttagatttcaaaaaaagcacaaaagtttcacaactgtaaaaacaccacatttttaaaaggattcaataaaacattaatttgCTTATTCTTTAACAGACACCAGCccaattttaaatatgaaaacatggtctataatataaaaaccagtataaaaaaaaacaacaacaacaagtgGTGGATAGGATGCAAAATATGTGTTAAGGGCGTAATGTTAATCAATATGAATCGCACATCATGTCAAAACAAGTGCATCCCGCAAACGCTTTGAATATGATAAAGAATAAAAGAGACATTCACATGATACCCGCAAGACACTCATTTAACACAAatctctgattacacatgagattaagctaGTATGGAAAAatcgagcatctcttttatcataatccACTTCAAAGTGTCTGGAGCAGGCACGCACCTTGACATGACACGCGATGCacaggttcacatgacgcgccaaacacacattttaaagtgacgagccacacacatgacaatgtTTTGGCTAGCTTTGCATTCGTGCCTCCTCTGAGAAGTCACCTGCCATCACTGCACCCcaccatattaaaaaaaaactgtattggTGGGAAGTGTcagctacattttaaataaagtacCACTCAAAGtccaaaagtattttttaaaagatttgatATTTTGAGACTGACTGTTGATGGTCTTCTTTTGCAGTTTTCCTGTTTTAGAGGTCACTTTCCCTTTGCACCTTTGTTTCCCGGTTTGATTTTAATGAAGCGTCTGGAAATAAAAAGAGAATATTTTCAGtgaacaatgatttaaaactcTGACTTAGATTATCAAACTTCcagtaaaactttacaaaaatgtgtcattagtTAACATAAGTTAACTATTTTAGTgaacatgaattaacataaaCAATTCTTACACAGCCcttttgagttaatttaacacttaCTAAGACATTATTAAAAGTTGGAATTGTTCACATTAATGAACTGTGAACTAACGAACACAACAAATTActttttataaactattattaacaaaaaatactaaatacttcTGTGTACTgcttattgttagttcatgttagctaatacaTTGACTAATGTTAAAGTGATAGtttaaccaaaaatgaaaattatattataatttactCTCATTTTGTTCTAagcctgtatgagtttctttattctgttaaatacCAAAGACGATATTTtcataaatgatggtaagcacaaggTTTGCACTTACCGTTGACTTGGGTACTGTCATcagtgtggttaccatcatttatcaaaatatctcagtttgtgttcaacaaaataaataaactcacaTGCTTAGAACCACATGAGGGTAAATGAggaaagaattttcatttttgggtgaactatcccgtTTAACAAATGAGACCTTATTGTGAAGCCTTACCAAAATTGCCTCCTCAAAAGTTACAAATTCCGCCTTTAAAGACAGTCACAagttaaaattaagttaagTTAATGAAATCATTATATTATGTGGAACCATtccttttaaattttttaaaaaataacttgtTACCTTTGAAGGACTTCCAGTGTGGATGCTGCTTTCACTTTTTGCAAGTTGAAGATGTAATACAAAGAAAACAATGCAGCAAGTCCAGTGAGACACGTTGGCTGAACACCCTTTTGGCTTTCAGGCTGATCATCCATTGTTTAATCCATTGTCCCTGAGAATCACCTGGACCAAATGAATGTATAGATTAATCTATAATCCTTAATATCTGGAGAGCTAAGTGTTGAAAAGGCAGTGAGAAGAATATACAAGCACTGGCAAAGACACAAAGTGCCATGTCCTTCAACCTAACAGTATGTTATTTTCAGAGGCCATTGTCATGGTACAATTAAATGTATAGTAATTGTGGGCCACTAATGTTTCTAAAGGTAAACTGAAAACCACAAAGTGGCCTTTTtttgtggagtttgcatgttctccgtgtgtcagcgtgggtttactctggGTACCCATAGATGCCAAATTGTCTCTACCCCAACCAGTGTCTGGATTGActtgtgttaataaaaacttGTGTATGGCTTAACCagttctcaccatgaatatagccaaagatgctggaatggcataaagaataagaaagaaagaaagaaagatagtaAAAGGTTGTGTCAGCCTGGAGTGTGGGCCTTGTTTagtaaaaaatgtcaaattttatatatttaccaaACAGGATCAAACGAGGTGTTACAAGTTACTAGTCTTCTCAAAGTCAGCAGGAGTGGCAGACATCTATCAGCAAAGATATTAATTTATGATGATTAACATCTGCAAAAAGACTTCATATTTAGGCAACAAAGACATTTTACTCACAACATGAATGGTTATACAATGGTTATACTCTCTCACCTTTTACTCACCTTAATCTGTAATATTTGTTGGTCTATACAATGCACGAAAAGGGAATAGGGACCAAAATAGCACCAAAATATACCTACATGGAGGATAAAAGTAATTCAGATGAGTCAAGTAGTAATCTTTTGAAGCGATTCAAATGGTTTTGCAACATACAAAActgtaacactttttaatgtACATCAGTTTCTAACCATAATCATAAATTCAAGTTTGACTGCACTTTCTTGTACTTGATGCATGATGACTTAACAAGTTTGAAATCATGTTTGCAACAAAGACTTCTAGATGCACAGTGAATGAAATGAGTTACATTTGTTTTTTCACCAAGAACCATTTTGACTGCTCAAGTCTTATGTATTAGGGTgcctttgtttaatttttgtgtaatcaGACTACGAATTCATATACCCCACCTACCTTAACTTACTGTATACAATGAAGCCAGGATATGTCCATTTTATAAACTTAATGTGTCTTACCACCAAAAAAGCGTGCCACATACAACAGGATGTTTCAACCAGCTAGCAAGCATGTAATGAATTTACAAATACCAGATCTTTTTAGTGTTATTTGTAGATATACTTGGTAACAAAGGATTTTAAAAGGATTTTAAGATAATACAAAAAACAGGCGAATTTGCAGATAACACAATTGTATCTTTCACTTGCATAGACAGAATGcacacattaaaaatgtaaagacaCAAAACCCATAATTGATTTGATCGTTCCTCATTTATCTTTTACACAGATTTtagtaaaataaacaggttGGATAAAACTTTGGTGAATTCTTACCTGTAATCTGATGTGAGTGTAACTGATGTGATGGTAGAATACCTGCTTTGCCTGATTAAAATAGGAAATGgaatctgatttattttttaaaagctttaccgaataaaatgcaatat contains:
- the LOC129427063 gene encoding vascular cell adhesion protein 1-like produces the protein MTLVNAADAPRNTTASVRYLETGDVNLTCSSDAHPEPKYNWFKSSDTGQILGRGQSLTVKTGNTGFFYCEATNTIGTQNSTVIRLTGMKSDVMFDRAGFIISLLSLLILLTLMFISAAGWRIRKNFRRPEGNEKHTE